The Salvia miltiorrhiza cultivar Shanhuang (shh) chromosome 1, IMPLAD_Smil_shh, whole genome shotgun sequence genome has a window encoding:
- the LOC131013325 gene encoding receptor-like protein Cf-9, with protein sequence MNADAALKQTHFSQKTTTTTPEQSNVRPQSRKHHNRGHRNLRNETSGVQEQGRAQISAQIDLWSKVSHWSLQEVPGGLSESREGCTITANRYRKWSGFAELRADQSPTAGAKVQASDDSRATQHGVECDVAGYVVSLQLDNESISGGIADSSSLFKLMHLQKLNLAYNDFINTPIPKGIHNLTYLTHLNLSHAEFGGQVPLQLSFLGRLVCLDISNYNSLTITFPNLELFVQNLTGLRELYLDGVNVTSSDHERRKWSHIISSYLPNLTTLSLRGCGLSGPLAKSFGQLHSLSILRLDFNHLETELPDLFANFPSLTTLSLGFCGLKGSIPSTFANLTKLIRLDLSNNFFTGSLSSTLFEGLSNLVYLDLSYNSFSGNIPHSLFALPSLLELHLSYNQFNGTLQLDKFPSLANLTRLDLSRNRLSVDVGNLNSTSYGNLQLKELRLSSCNLSRFPNFIKHLDMELVDLSYNRIGGEIPSWIWGTQLQSLNLCFNLLTDLQKPYHIPASLERLLLQSNQLKGELHLPIPSASQLSYLSLANNSLSGSISTSLCSATSLHVLDLSGNRLSGSIPPCLLENISELDLSQNNISGSIPEDFPMDCSLQYLDLNNNTLEGKIPKSLERCEWLRFMNVGNNNITDSFPCMLSSTWLHILVLHSNRFYGEVRCDNSWEDLQILDISSNNFSGNLEAINFSSWKTMMLQSYEQLRYGNSPQFYSQLWSSLTLIMKGTNSEYHTIWSEFGIIDFSCNNFGGEIPNAIGDLTSLHQLNLSHNALNGSIPNSFGQLRNLESLDLSVNRLIGPIPMELAGLTFLQVLNLSYNKLVGEIPNGRQFQTFSADSFKGNAGLCGFNLNISCSRIDGRDHLSPEEDDNGEEKREIEWEYVSAALGYVVGLGIIVWLLLFSPSFREKYFGKVEEVFEDICDARIRRKGRRRHARRD encoded by the exons ATGAATGCAGATGCAGCACTTAAGCAAACACACTTTTCACAGAAAACCACAACAACCACACCTGAGCAGAGTAACGTCAGACCACAGAGCAGAAAACACCACAACAGAGGTCACAGAAACCTCAGGAATGAAACCTCTGGAGTTCAGGAGCAGGGAAGAGCCCAGATCTCAGCACAGATTGATCTGTGGAGCAAGGTTTCACACTGGTCCCTCCAAGAAGTTCCAGGAGGACTATCTGAGTCCAGAGAAGG CTGCACAATCACGGCCAACAGGTACAGAAAATGGAGTGGCTTCGCAGAACTCAGAGCAGACCAGTcaccaacagcaggagccaaAGTTCAGGCCTCCGATGACTCACGAGCAACTCAG CACGGTGTGGAATGTGATGTTGCTGGCTACGTCGTCAGTTTGCAGCTCGATAATGAGTCCATTTCTGGTGGAATCGCGGATTCATCGAGTCTCTTCAAACTTATGCATCTGCAGAAGCTAAATCTAGCCTACAATGATTTCATCAACACTCCCATTCCGAAAGGTATTCACAATCTCACCTATTTGACGCACTTGAATTTATCCCATGCTGAATTTGGTGGGCAGGTTCCACTCCAACTTTCCTTCTTGGGGAGATTGGTTTGTCTCGATATCTCCAACTACAATtcattaactattacattcccaAATTTGGAGTTGTTTGTCCAAAATCTAACAGGGCTTCGAGAGCTCTATCTTGATGGTGTGAATGTTACTTCCTCTGATCATGAGAGGAGAAAATGGAGCCACATTATATCATCATATTTACCCAACCTCACCACCTTGAGCTTGCGTGGTTGTGGTTTATCTGGGCCTTTAGCTAAGTCCTTTGGGCAactccattccctttccatccTTCGACTAGATTTTAACCATCTTGAGACAGAACTTCCAGACTTGTTCGCCAATTTTCCAAGTTTGACCACTTTGAGTCTTGGTTTCTGCGGTTTGAAGGGTTCGATTCCATCCACCTTTGCTAACCTAACCAAGTTGATTCGTCTTGATTTGTCAAATAACTTCTTCACAGGCTCACTTTCTTCTACGCTGTTTGAAGGTCTTTCCAATCTTGTTTATTTAGATTTGTCATATAATTCATTCTCTGGTAATATTCCCCACTCTCTCTTTGCTCTCCCTTCATTGTTGGAACTTCATCTCAGCTACAATCAGTTTAATGGCACTTTGCAACTGGACAAATTTCCAAGTCTTGCCAATCTAACCCGACTTGATCTATCCCGCAATAGATTGTCAGTAGATGTTGGCAACCTCAATTCAACTTCATATGGAAATCTCCAACTAAAAGAGTTGAGACTAAGCTCCTGCAACTTGTCCCGTTTTCCTAATTTCATCAAACATTTGGATATGGAACTAGTGGACCTCTCATACAATCGGATTGGTGGGGAGATACCTAGTTGGATTTGGGGAACACAGCTTCAGTCTTTGAACCTCTGTTTTAATCTTCTAACAGATCTGCAAAAGCCTTACCATATCCCTGCTTCTCTTGAAAGGCTACTCTTGCAGTCTAACCAGCTCAAGGGTGAGTTGCACCTGCCCATTCCATCTGCGTCTCAACTCTCGTACTTGTCTCTTGCTAATAACAGTTTAAGTGGATCGATTTCAACCTCCCTTTGCAGTGCCACGAGCCTCCATGTTCTTGATTTGTCTGGCAATAGATTAAGTGGCAGCATACCCCCTTGCTTACTTGAAAACATTTCAGAGTTAGATCTAAGCCAAAACAACATCAGCGGTAGCATTCCAGAAGATTTTCCTATGGATTGTAGCCTACAATATTTGGATCTTAACAATAATACTTTAGAAGGGAAAATCCCAAAGTCCCTTGAAAGATGCGAGTGGTTGCGGTTCATGAATGTTGGGAACAACAACATCACTGACAGTTTCCCGTGCATGCTATCATCCACGTGGTTGCACATTCTTGTTTTGCACTCTAACAGATTCTATGGGGAAGTAAGATGTGACAACAGCTGGGAAGATCTCCAAATTCTAGATATATCTTCCAATAATTTCAGTGGAAATCTGGAAGCGATAAACTTTTCTAGTTGGAAGACAATGATGCTACAGAGTTATGAACAATTGAGGTACGGCAATTCACCTCAATTTTACTCACAATTGTGGAGTTCATTAACATTAATCATGAAAGGGACAAATTCAGAGTATCACACGATTTGGTCAGAGTTTGGTATCATTGATTTCTCTTGCAATAATTTCGGAGGAGAGATACCAAATGCAATTGGTGATCTTACCTCACTTCATCAGCTCAACCTCTCCCACAATGCCCTCAATGGAAGCATCCCAAATTCATTTGGTCAGTTGAGGAATCTCGAATCACTCGACCTCTCTGTAAATCGACTCATCGGGCCAATACCAATGGAGCTTGCAGGGCTCACATTTCTTCAAGTCCTGAATCTGTCCTACAATAAGCTGGTTGGAGAGATCCCAAATGGGCGTCAGTTTCAAACATTTTCAGCTGATTCCTTCAAAGGGAATGCGGGGTTGTGTGGTTTCAATCTCAACATAAGCTGCAGTCGTATTGATGGCCGTGATCATTTGTCGCCAGAAGAAGATGACAATGgggaagaaaagagagagatcGAGTGGGAATACGTATCTGCTGCACTTGGGTATGTTGTGGGCTTAGGAATCATTGTGTGGCTACTTTTATTCAGCCCAAGCTTCAGAGAGAAATACTTTGGAAAAGTGGAAGAGGTATTTGAAGATATATGCGATGCCAGAATCAGAAGAAAGGGAAGAAGAAGACATGCAAGAAGAGACTGA
- the LOC131006195 gene encoding receptor-like protein 7: MLPKLFFVISTLISSFIFTTHSYNTQCLHHQKILLLQLKDELSFNSSLSTKLVRWNERDECCKWHGVECDVAGYVVSLQLDNESISGGIADSSSLFRLVHLQKLNLAYNDFNNTPIPKGIHNLTYLTHLNLSHAYFGGQVPAEISSLRRLVSLDISYDFTISVKLEMLVQNLTGLRELYLDRVNVTSSHERRKWSHIISSYLPNLTALSLVECGLSGPLAKSFWQLHSLSILRLDWNNLGPELPDLFTNFPSLTTLSLFDCSLKGSIPPTFANLTNLIRVNLAYNFFTGSLSSTLFEGLSNLVYLDLNSNSFSGNIPHSLFANLTNLIHLDLSGNSFSGNIPHSLFANLTKLIGVYLSGNSFSGNIPHSLFALPSLLELHLSSNQLNGTFQLDKFQSLANLTLLDLSHNRLSVDVGNRNSTSYGSLQLKVLRLASCNLSHFPNFIKHLDMEVVDLSYNRIGGEIPSWIWGTQLWYLDLSYNLLTDLQKPYHIPASLEVLLLQSNQLKGELHLTIPPASQLWYLSLANNSLSGSIPTSLCSAMSLHVLDLSGNRLSGSIPPCLLENISDLDLSQNNISGSIPENFPMDRCWLQYLDLNNNTLEGKIPKSLERCEWLRFMNVGNNNINDSFPCMLSSMLRVLILHSNRFYGEVRCHNMSWEDLQILDISSNQFSGNLESINFSSWSSMVSGHSELLRSVITLTIKGVIRQLDMIWADSVTIDFSCNNFGGEIPTAIGDFGSLHLLNLSHNALNGSIPNTFGKLRNLESLDLSGNRLTGPIPVELAGLSFLSVLNLSYNKLVGMIPNSRQFQTFSADSFKGNAGLCGFNLNISCSDSDGSDHLWPQEDENEEEKSEIEWEYVSSALGYVVGLGSIAWTLLCRRSFRERYFEKIEEIVDKIFYERARRRRHERRRRIVEMRNEVRRQQRR, from the coding sequence ATGCTTCCAAAGTTGTTCTTCGTCATTTCTACACTAATTTCCTCCTTCATTTTCACTACTCATTCTTACAATACCCAATGTCTTCACCATCAGAAAATCTTGTTGCTTCAACTCAAGGATGAGTTGAGTTTCAATTCTTCTCTTTCAACAAAATTGGTGCGATGGAATGAAAGGGATGAGTGCTGCAAGTGGCACGGTGTGGAATGTGATGTTGCTGGCTACGTCGTCAGTTTGCAGCTCGATAATGAGTCCATTTCTGGTGGAATCGCGGATTCATCGAGTCTCTTCAGACTTGTGCATCTACAGAAGCTAAATCTAGCCTACAATGATTTCAACAACACTCCCATCCCGAAAGGTATTCACAATCTCACCTATTTGACACACTTGAATTTATCCCATGCTTATTTCGGTGGGCAGGTTCCCGCTGAAATTTCTTCCTTGAGGAGGTTGGTTAGTCTCGACATCTCCTATGATTTTACAATATCTGTGAAACTGGAGATGCTTGTCCAAAATCTAACAGGGCTTCGAGAGCTCTATCTTGATCGTGTTAATGTTACTTCCTCTCATGAGAGGAGAAAATGGAGCCACATTATATCATCATATTTACCCAACCTCACCGCCTTGAGCTTGGTTGAATGTGGTTTATCTGGCCCTTTAGCTAAGTCCTTTTGGCAactccattccctttccatccTTCGACTAGATTGGAACAATCTTGGACCAGAACTTCCAGACTTGTTCACCAATTTTCCAAGTTTGACCACTTTGTCTCTTTTTGATTGCAGTTTGAAGGGTTCGATTCCACCCACCTTTGCTAACCTAACCAACCTGATTCGTGTCAATCTGGCATATAACTTCTTCACAGGCTCACTTTCTTCTACGCTGTTTGAAGGTCTTTCCAATCTTGTTTATTTAGATTTGAATAGTAATTCATTCTCTGGTAATATTCCCCACTCTCTCTTTGCTAACCTAACCAACCTGATTCATCTCGATTTGTCAGGCAATTCATTCTCTGGTAATATTCCCCACTCTCTCTTTGCTAACCTAACCAAGCTGATAGGTGTCTATTTGTCAGGTAATTCATTCTCTGGCAACATTCCCCACTCTCTCTTTGCTCTCCCTTCATTGTTGGAACTTCATCTTAGCAGCAATCAGTTGAATGGCACTTTTCAACTGGACAAGTTTCAAAGTCTTGCCAATCTAACCCTACTTGATCTATCTCACAATAGATTGTCAGTAGATGTTGGCAACCGCAATTCAACTTCATATGGAAGTCTCCAACTAAAAGTGTTAAGACTAGCTTCATGTAACTTGTCCCATTTTCCTAATTTCATCAAACATTTGGATATGGAAGTAGTGGACCTCTCATACAATCGGATTGGTGGGGAGATACCTAGTTGGATTTGGGGAACACAACTTTGGTATTTGGACCTCTCTTATAATCTTCTAACAGATCTGCAAAAGCCTTACCATATCCCTGCTTCTCTTGAAGTCCTATTATTGCAGTCTAACCAGCTCAAGGGTGAGTTGCATCTGACCATTCCACCTGCGTCTCAACTCTGGTACTTGTCTCTTGCTAATAACAGTTTAAGTGGATCCATTCCAACCTCCCTTTGCAGTGCCATGAGCCTCCATGTTCTTGATTTGTCTGGCAATAGATTAAGTGGCAGCATACCCCCTTGCTTACTTGAAAACATTTCAGACTTAGATCTAAGCCAAAACAACATCAGCGGTAGCATTCCAGAAAATTTTCCAATGGATCGTTGTTGGCTACAATATTTGGATCTTAACAATAATACTTTAGAAGGGAAAATCCCAAAGTCCCTTGAAAGATGCGAGTGGTTGCGGTTCATGAATGTTGGGAACAACAACATCAATGACAGTTTCCCATGCATGCTATCATCGATGTTGCGAGTTCTTATTTTGCACTCTAACAGATTCTATGGAGAAGTAAGATGTCACAACATGAGCTGGGAAGATCTCCAAATTCTAGATATATCTTCCAATCAGTTCAGTGGAAATCTGGAATCAATAAACTTTTCTAGTTGGAGTTCAATGGTGTCAGGTCACAGCGAATTGTTGCGCTCTGTCATAACATTAACCATTAAAGGGGTAATCCGTCAGCTTGATATGATTTGGGCAGACTCTGTCACCATTGATTTCTCTTGCAATAATTTCGGAGGAGAGATACCAACTGCAATTGGTGATTTTGGCTCACTTCATCTTCTCAACCTCTCCCACAATGCCCTCAATGGAAGCATCCCAAACACATTTGGTAAGTTGAGGAATCTCGAATCACTCGACCTCTCAGGAAACCGACTCACCGGGCCAATACCGGTGGAGCTTGCAGGGCTCTCATTCCTTTCAGTCTTGAATCTCTCCTACAATAAGCTGGTCGGGATGATCCCAAACAGCCGTCAGTTTCAAACATTTTCAGCTGATTCCTTCAAAGGGAATGCGGGGTTGTGTGGTTTCAATCTCAACATAAGCTGCAGTGATAGTGATGGCAGTGATCATTTGTGGCCACAAGAAGATGAAAATGAGGAAGAGAAGAGCGAGATCGAGTGGGAGTATGTATCTTCTGCGCTTGGTTATGTTGTGGGATTAGGAAGCATTGCATGGACGCTTTTATGCCGCAGAAGCTTCAGAGAAAGATATTTCGAGAAAATAGAAGAGATTGTTGACAAGATTTTCTACGAGAGAGCCAGGAGAAGAAGAcatgaaagaagaagaagaatagtagAGATGAGGAATGAGGTTAGGAGACAGCAGAGAAGATGA
- the LOC131006199 gene encoding receptor-like protein 7, translating to MLPKLFFVISTLISSFIFTTHSYNTQCLHHQKILLLQLKDELSFNSSLSTKLVRWNERDECCKWHGVECDVAGYVVSLQLDNESISGGIADSSSLFRLVHLQKLNLAYNYFNNTPIPKGIHNLTYLTHLNLSDAGFGGQVPAEISSLRRLVSLDISSDYIFVKLEMLVRNLTGLRELYLDDVNVNSSHERRKWSHIISSYLPNLTALSLSGCGLSGPLAKSFWQLHSLSILRLDYNNLGPELPDLFANFPTLTTLSLSNCSLKGSIPSTFANLTNLIRLDLSDNSFSGNIPHSLFALPSLLELDLSYNQFNGTFQLDKFLSLANLTLLDLSHNRLSVDVGNLNSTSYGNLQLKGLGLASCNLSHFPNFIKYLDMEYLDLSYNRIGGEIPSWIWGTQLRDLDLSYNLLTDLQKPYHIPASLRDIFLQSNQLKGELHLPIPSASQLSYLFLANNSLSGSIPTSLCSATSLYVLDLSGNRLSGSIPPCLLENISELDLSQNNISGSIPDNFPMDRCWLEYLDLNNNTLEGKIPKSLERCEQLRFMNVGNNNITDSFPCMLSSTWLRVLVLHSNRFHGEVRCQNMSWPSLQILDISSNQFSGNLESINFSSWKTMMLQSDVQLRYGNSNFYNSQLWISLSITLIMKGTNSEYHTIWPEFGIIDFSCNNFGGEIPNAIGDLTSLHQLNFSHNALNGSIPNSFGQLRNLESLDLSVNRLIGPIPVELAGLTFLQVLNLSYNKLVGEIPNGRQFQTFSADSFKGNAGLCGFNLNISCSDSDDSDHLSPEEDENGEEKREIEWEYVSSALGYVVGVGSIAWTLLCRRSFRERYFEKIEEIVDKIFYERARRRRHERRRRRVEMRNEVRRQQRR from the coding sequence ATGCTTCCAAAGTTGTTCTTCGTCATTTCTACACTAATTTCCTCCTTCATTTTCACTACTCATTCTTATAATACCCAATGTCTTCACCATCAGAAAATCTTGTTGCTTCAACTCAAGGATGAGTTGAGTTTCAATTCTTCTCTTTCAACAAAATTGGTGCGATGGAATGAAAGGGATGAGTGCTGCAAGTGGCACGGTGTGGAATGTGATGTTGCTGGCTACGTCGTCAGTTTGCAGCTCGATAATGAGTCCATTTCTGGTGGAATCGCGGATTCATCGAGTCTCTTCAGACTTGTGCATCTGCAGAAGCTAAATCTAGCCTACAATTATTTCAACAACACTCCCATCCCGAAAGGTATTCACAATCTCACCTATTTGACACACTTGAATTTATCCGATGCTGGATTTGGTGGGCAGGTTCCCGCTGAAATTTCTTCCTTGAGGAGGTTGGTTAGTCTCGATATCTCCTCTGATTATATATTTGTGAAACTGGAGATGCTTGTCCGAAATCTAACAGGGCTTCGGGAGCTTTATCTTGATGATGTGAATGTTAATTCCTCTCATGAGAGGAGAAAATGGAGCCACATTATATCATCATATTTACCCAACCTCACCGCCTTGAGCTTGAGTGGTTGTGGTTTATCTGGCCCTTTAGCTAAGTCCTTTTGGCAACTCCATTCTCTTTCCATCCTTCGACTAGATTATAACAATCTTGGACCAGAACTTCCAGACTTGTTCGCCAATTTTCCAACTTTGACCACTTTGTCTCTTTCTAACTGCAGTTTGAAGGGTTCGATTCCATCCACCTTTGCTAACCTAACCAACCTGATTCGTCTCGATTTGTCAGACAATTCATTCTCTGGTAATATTCCCCACTCTCTCTTTGCTCTCCCTTCATTGTTGGAACTTGATCTTAGCTACAATCAGTTTAATGGCACTTTTCAACTGGACAAGTTTCTAAGTCTTGCCAATCTAACCCTACTTGATCTATCTCACAATAGATTGTCAGTAGATGTTGGCAACCTCAATTCAACTTCATATGGAAATCTCCAACTAAAAGGGTTAGGACTAGCTTCTTGTAACTTGTCCCATTTTCCTAATTTCATCAAATATTTGGATATGGAATACTTGGACCTCTCATACAATCGGATTGGTGGGGAGATACCTAGTTGGATTTGGGGAACACAACTTCGGGATTTGGACCTCTCTTATAATCTTCTAACAGATCTGCAAAAGCCTTACCATATCCCTGCTTCTCTTCGAGACATATTCTTGCAGTCTAACCAGCTCAAGGGTGAGTTGCACCTGCCCATTCCATCTGCGTCTCAACTCTCGTACTTGTTTCTTGCTAATAACAGTTTAAGTGGATCGATTCCAACCTCCCTTTGCAGTGCCACGAGCCTCTATGTTCTTGATTTGTCTGGCAATAGATTAAGTGGCAGCATACCCCCTTGCTTACTTGAAAACATTTCAGAGTTAGATCTAAGCCAAAACAACATCAGCGGTAGCATTCCAGATAATTTTCCAATGGATCGTTGTTGGCTAGAATATTTGGATCTTAACAATAATACTTTAGAAGGGAAAATCCCAAAGTCCCTTGAAAGATGCGAGCAGTTGCGGTTCATGAATGTTGGGAACAACAACATCACTGACAGTTTCCCGTGCATGCTATCATCCACGTGGTTGCGAGTTCTTGTTTTGCACTCGAACAGATTCCATGGGGAAGTAAGATGTCAAAACATGAGCTGGCCATCTCTCCAAATTCTAGATATATCTTCCAATCAGTTCAGTGGAAATCTGGAATCGATAAACTTTTCTAGTTGGAAGACAATGATGCTACAGAGTGATGTACAATTGAGGTACGGCAATTCAAATTTCTATAACTCACAATTGTGGATTTCATTAAGCATCACATTAATCATGAAAGGGACAAATTCAGAGTATCACACGATTTGGCCAGAGTTTGGTATCATAGATTTCTCTTGCAATAATTTCGGAGGAGAGATACCAAATGCAATTGGTGATCTTACCTCACTTCATCAGCTCAACTTCTCCCACAATGCCCTCAATGGAAGCATCCCAAACTCATTTGGTCAGTTGAGGAATCTCGAATCACTCGACCTCTCTGTAAATCGACTCATCGGGCCAATACCAGTGGAGCTTGCAGGGCTCACATTTCTTCAAGTCCTGAATCTGTCCTACAATAAGCTGGTTGGAGAGATCCCAAATGGCCGTCAGTTTCAAACATTTTCAGCTGATTCCTTCAAAGGAAATGCGGGGTTGTGTGGTTTCAATCTCAACATAAGCTGCAGTGATAGTGATGACAGTGATCATTTGTCGCCAGAAGAAGATGAAAACGGGGAAGAGAAGAGGGAGATCGAGTGGGAGTATGTATCTTCTGCGCTTGGTTATGTTGTGGGAGTAGGAAGCATTGCATGGACGCTTTTATGCCGCAGAAGCTTCAGAGAAAGATATTTCGAGAAAATAGAAGAGATTGTTGACAAGATTTTCTACGAGAGAGCGAGGAGAAGAAGAcatgaaagaagaagaagaagagtagAGATGAGGAATGAGGTTAGGAGACAGCAGAGAAGATGA
- the LOC131013334 gene encoding receptor-like protein 7, with protein sequence MLPKLFFVISTLISSFIFTTHSYNTQCLHHQKILLLQLKDELSFNYPVSTKLVRWNETDECCKWPGVECDVAGYVVSLQLDNEFIYGGMTDSSSLFRLVHLQKLNLAYNYFDNTPIPKGIQNLTYLTHLNLSDAGFGGQVPAEISSLRRLVCLDISNGYLRPLSPELPNLEMLVQNLTGLRELYLDRVNVTSSHERRKWSHIISSYLPNLTALSMSLCGLSGPLAKSFWQLHSLSILQLDSNPLGTELPDLFANFPSLTTLTLYNCSLKGSIPPTFANLTNLIRLDLSFNFFTGSLSSMLFEGLSNLIYLDLKSNSFSGNIPHSIFALPSLLQLDLRNNQFNGTLQLDKCQNLANLTLLDLSHNRLSVDVGNLNSTSYGSLQLKELRLVSCNLSHFPNFIKHSDDLRTLDLSYNRIGGEIPSWIGGTQLQSLNLCFNLLTDLQKPYHIPASLEWLQLDSNQLKGELHLPIPSASQLSYLSLANNSVSGSIPTSLCSATRLNALDLSGNRLSGSIPPCLLENISDLDLSQNNISGSIPDNFPMDCWLQYLDLNNNTLEGKIPKSLERCEQLRFMNVGNNNITDSFPCILSSMLRVLVLHSNRFYGEVRCHDMSWEDLQILDISSNQFGGNLESINFSSWKTMMLQSDEQLRYGNSPQFYSQLWSSLTLIMKGTNSEYHTIWSEFGIIDLSCNNFGGEIPNAIGDLSILHQLNLSHNALNGSIPNSFGQLRNLESLDLSVNRLIGPIPVELAGLTFLQVLNLSYNKLVGEIPNGRQFQTFSADSFKGNAGLCGFNLNISCSTDSDDSDHLWPEEDENGEEKSEIEWE encoded by the coding sequence ATGCTTCCAAAGTTGTTCTTCGTCATTTCTACACTAATTTCCTCCTTCATTTTCACTACTCATTCTTATAATACCCAATGTCTTCACCATCAGAAAATCTTGTTGCTTCAACTCAAGGATGAGTTGAGCTTCAATTATCCTGTTTCAACAAAATTGGTGCGATGGAATGAAACGGATGAGTGCTGCAAGTGGCCCGGTGTGGAATGTGATGTTGCTGGCTACGTCGTCAGTTTGCAGCTCGATAATGAGTTCATTTATGGTGGAATGACGGATTCATCGAGTCTCTTCAGACTTGTGCATCTGCAGAAGCTAAATCTAGCCTACAATTATTTCGACAACACTCCCATTCCGAAAGGTATTCAGAATCTGACTTATTTGACACACTTGAATTTATCCGATGCTGGATTTGGTGGGCAGGTTCCCGCTGAAATTTCTTCCTTGAGGAGGTTGGTTTGTCTCGATATCTCCAACGGGTATTTGAGACCTCTAAGTCCTGAGCTCCCAAATTTGGAGATGCTTGTTCAAAATCTAACAGGGCTTCGAGAGCTCTATCTTGATCGTGTTAATGTTACTTCCTCTCATGAGAGGAGAAAATGGAGCCACATTATATCATCATATTTACCCAACCTCACCGCCTTGAGCATGAGTCTTTGTGGTTTGTCTGGGCCTTTAGCTAAGTCCTTTTGGCAactccattccctttccatccTTCAACTAGATTCTAACCCTCTTGGAACAGAACTTCCAGACTTGTTCGCCAATTTTCCAAGTTTGACCACCTTGACTCTTTATAACTGCAGTTTGAAGGGTTCGATTCCACCCACCTTTGCTAACCTAACCAACCTGATTCGTCTCGATTTGTCATTTAACTTCTTCACAGGCTCACTTTCTTCTATGCTGTTTGAAGGTCTTTCCAATCTTATTTATTTAGATTTGAAGAGTAATTCATTCTCTGGAAACATTCCCCACTCTATCTTTGCTCTCCCTTCATTGTTGCAACTTGATCTCAGAAATAATCAGTTTAATGGCACTTTGCAACTAGACAAATGTCAAAACCTTGCCAATCTAACCCTACTTGATCTATCTCACAATAGATTGTCAGTAGATGTTGGCAACCTCAATTCAACTTCATATGGAAGTCTCCAACTAAAAGAGTTAAGACTAGTTTCTTGTAACTTGTCCCATTTTCCTAATTTCATCAAACATTCTGATGATTTGAGAACACTAGACCTCTCATACAATCGGATTGGTGGGGAGATACCTAGTTGGATTGGGGGAACACAACTTCAGTCTTTGAACCTCTGTTTTAATCTTCTAACAGATCTGCAAAAGCCTTACCATATCCCTGCTTCTCTTGAATGGCTACAATTGGACTCTAACCAGCTCAAGGGTGAGTTGCACCTGCCCATTCCATCTGCGTCTCAACTCTCGTACTTGTCTCTTGCTAATAACAGTGTAAGTGGATCCATTCCAACCTCCCTCTGCAGTGCCACGAGGCTCAATGCTCTTGATTTGTCTGGCAATAGATTAAGTGGCAGCATACCCCCTTGCTTACTTGAAAACATTTCAGACTTAGATCTAAGCCAAAACAACATCAGCGGTAGCATTCCAGATAATTTTCCTATGGATTGTTGGCTACAATATTTGGATCTTAACAATAATACTTTAGAAGGGAAAATCCCAAAGTCCCTTGAAAGATGCGAGCAGTTGCGGTTCATGAATGTTGGGAACAACAACATCACTGACAGTTTCCCGTGCATACTATCATCGATGTTGCGAGTTCTTGTTTTGCACTCTAACAGATTCTATGGAGAAGTAAGATGTCACGACATGAGCTGGGAAGATCTCCAAATTCTAGATATATCTTCCAATCAGTTCGGTGGAAATCTGGAATCGATAAACTTTTCTAGTTGGAAGACAATGATGCTACAGAGTGATGAACAATTGAGGTACGGCAATTCACCTCAATTTTACTCACAATTGTGGAGTTCATTAACATTAATCATGAAAGGGACAAATTCAGAGTATCACACGATTTGGTCAGAGTTTGGTATCATTGATTTGTCTTGCAATAATTTCGGAGGAGAGATACCAAATGCAATTGGTGATCTTAGCATACTTCATCAGCTCAACCTCTCCCACAATGCCCTCAATGGAAGCATCCCAAACTCATTTGGTCAGTTGAGGAATCTCGAATCACTCGACCTCTCTGTAAATCGACTCATCGGGCCAATACCAGTGGAGCTTGCTGGGCTCACATTTCTTCAAGTCCTGAATCTGTCCTACAATAAGCTGGTTGGAGAGATCCCAAATGGGCGTCAGTTTCAAACATTTTCAGCTGATTCCTTCAAAGGAAATGCGGGGTTGTGTGGTTTCAATCTCAACATAAGCTGCAGTACTGATAGTGATGACAGTGATCATTTGTGGCCAGAAGAAGATGAAAACGGGGAAGAGAAGAGTGAGATCGAGTGGGAGTAG